A portion of the Candidatus Binataceae bacterium genome contains these proteins:
- a CDS encoding DUF1272 domain-containing protein has protein sequence MLILKPGCECCDRDLAPQSLDAMICSFECTFCRECAETKLNGRCPNCGGELVRRPVRPADKLAAFPASTQRVFKPAGCAKVA, from the coding sequence ATGCTGATTCTCAAGCCCGGATGCGAGTGCTGCGACCGCGACCTTGCGCCGCAGTCGCTCGACGCCATGATCTGCTCGTTCGAGTGCACGTTTTGCCGCGAGTGCGCGGAAACGAAGCTGAATGGCCGCTGTCCGAACTGCGGCGGCGAGCTGGTGCGCCGCCCGGTGCGCCCGGCCGACAAATTGGCGGCGTTTCCAGCTTCCACGCAGCGGGTGTTCAAGCCGGCCGGATGCGCCAAGGTCGCTTGA
- a CDS encoding amidase, producing MMKGDLANLDATEQAQLVRKKKVSPLELVDAAIARIERVNPQLNAVITPLFDKAREQAKSDALPQGPFRGVPFLLKDLICASAGDPLYNGMRLMRDAGIVAPYDTYLAAKFRAAGFICLGKTNTPELGLNATTEPEAFGPSRNPWHTEHSTGGSSGGSAAAVAARMVAVAHANDGGGSIRIPASECGLVGLKPSRGRVSWGPDMGDAWHGLAIEGVVTRSVRDVAAVLDAIAGNMPGDPYAAPPQRRPFAKELSAKVGRMRVGVMKRTPLGGGELHPDCLAAVEDAARLIESLGHAVEESHPAALDEPDVSRCFNDVVCGHAVFALEQIGALLGRRLNAEDVELWTWSVAERGFSMPVGQYLAAIQWLQVWSRRVAQWWSDGFDLLLTPTIAAPPPPLGTLVAKPEDPAAGWARLMALIQFTPQYNATGQPAISLPLSWNAQGLPIGIQLVAGFGREDLLIQVAAQLEQARPWKDRRPPICA from the coding sequence ATGATGAAGGGCGATCTTGCAAACCTTGACGCGACTGAGCAGGCGCAACTGGTCCGCAAAAAGAAGGTGTCACCGCTCGAGCTGGTTGACGCCGCCATCGCGCGGATCGAGCGGGTGAACCCCCAGCTAAATGCCGTGATCACGCCGCTGTTCGACAAGGCGCGCGAGCAGGCCAAAAGCGACGCTCTGCCCCAGGGGCCGTTTCGCGGCGTGCCGTTCCTGCTCAAGGACCTGATCTGCGCCTCGGCCGGTGACCCGTTGTACAACGGGATGCGCCTGATGCGCGACGCCGGTATCGTCGCGCCCTACGACACCTACCTTGCGGCAAAGTTCAGGGCTGCTGGATTCATCTGCCTGGGCAAGACCAACACGCCCGAGCTCGGCCTCAACGCGACGACCGAGCCCGAGGCCTTCGGCCCTTCGCGCAACCCGTGGCATACGGAGCATTCAACCGGCGGCTCCAGCGGCGGGTCGGCCGCCGCTGTCGCGGCGCGGATGGTCGCAGTTGCACACGCCAATGACGGCGGCGGCTCGATCCGTATCCCCGCCAGCGAATGCGGCCTGGTCGGACTCAAACCATCGCGCGGGCGTGTCTCGTGGGGCCCCGACATGGGCGACGCGTGGCACGGGCTGGCCATCGAGGGCGTGGTGACACGCTCGGTGCGCGATGTCGCCGCCGTGCTCGATGCAATCGCCGGCAACATGCCGGGCGATCCTTATGCCGCGCCGCCGCAACGCCGACCGTTCGCCAAGGAACTCAGCGCCAAGGTCGGGCGCATGCGTGTGGGCGTGATGAAGCGCACGCCGCTCGGCGGCGGCGAGCTCCATCCTGACTGCCTCGCGGCGGTCGAGGACGCCGCGCGCCTTATCGAGTCGCTGGGACACGCGGTCGAGGAGTCCCATCCGGCGGCGCTCGACGAGCCCGACGTCTCCCGATGCTTCAACGACGTCGTCTGCGGCCATGCCGTGTTCGCGCTGGAGCAGATCGGCGCGCTGCTCGGCAGAAGGCTCAACGCCGAGGACGTCGAGCTGTGGACGTGGTCGGTGGCCGAGCGCGGATTTTCGATGCCGGTCGGACAGTATCTGGCGGCGATCCAGTGGCTTCAGGTATGGAGCCGGCGGGTGGCGCAATGGTGGAGCGACGGCTTCGACCTGCTGTTGACCCCGACCATCGCAGCGCCGCCGCCGCCGCTGGGAACGCTGGTAGCGAAGCCTGAGGATCCGGCGGCTGGGTGGGCGCGGCTGATGGCGCTGATCCAGTTCACACCCCAGTACAATGCGACGGGCCAGCCTGCGATCTCGCTGCCGCTGAGTTGGAACGCGCAGGGGCTGCCGATAGGAATCCAGTTGGTGGCTGGCTTCGGGCGCGAAGATCTGCTGATACAGGTCGCGGCGCAGCTTGAGCAGGCGCGGCCGTGGAAGGACCGGCGCCCGCCGATTTGCGCCTGA
- the rpmG gene encoding 50S ribosomal protein L33, producing MRDLIGLACDSCKRRNYTTTKNKKRQTEKFVIKKFCPSCRSHTAHREVKV from the coding sequence ATGCGAGACTTGATAGGTCTGGCGTGCGATAGCTGCAAAAGGCGCAATTACACGACGACCAAGAATAAGAAGCGACAGACCGAAAAATTCGTGATCAAGAAGTTCTGCCCGAGTTGCCGCTCGCATACCGCTCATCGCGAGGTCAAGGTCTGA
- the secE gene encoding preprotein translocase subunit SecE — protein sequence MDRLKSYLDQAVSFVKEAWAELLKVHFPSPRETAQATFVVVILTLVMAMWLGLADFAATRVVRSLLG from the coding sequence ATGGATAGGCTGAAAAGTTACCTCGATCAGGCGGTCAGCTTTGTCAAGGAAGCGTGGGCGGAACTTCTGAAGGTCCACTTTCCTTCGCCCCGGGAGACGGCACAGGCGACCTTCGTGGTGGTGATTCTGACGCTGGTGATGGCGATGTGGCTGGGGCTGGCGGACTTCGCGGCCACCCGCGTGGTGCGCAGCCTTCTGGGCTAG
- the nusG gene encoding transcription termination/antitermination protein NusG — protein sequence MADVASTTAAGEAKAAGTAAKKWYVVHTYSGYEQKAKAALEERVRALKLEDKIGEILVPVERVQELGKGGQRKISSRKFFPGYIFVNMELTDETWHVVKNTPKITGFVGHSTQPPEVPESEVREITQQMEEGALRPKPKVLFEVGEAVKVIDGPFQDFNGTVEEVRPEKGKVRVLISIFGRATPVELDFVQVEKS from the coding sequence ATGGCAGACGTAGCATCAACCACGGCAGCGGGCGAAGCCAAGGCGGCCGGCACTGCGGCCAAGAAATGGTACGTGGTGCATACCTACTCGGGCTACGAGCAGAAGGCCAAGGCCGCGCTCGAGGAGCGGGTGCGCGCACTCAAGTTGGAGGACAAGATCGGCGAGATCCTCGTACCGGTGGAGCGGGTGCAGGAGTTGGGCAAAGGCGGCCAGCGCAAGATCTCAAGCCGCAAGTTCTTCCCCGGCTACATCTTCGTCAACATGGAGCTGACCGACGAGACCTGGCACGTGGTCAAGAACACGCCCAAGATCACGGGCTTCGTCGGCCACTCGACCCAGCCGCCGGAAGTGCCCGAGTCCGAAGTGCGCGAGATCACGCAGCAGATGGAAGAGGGCGCGCTGCGGCCCAAACCCAAGGTGCTGTTCGAGGTGGGCGAGGCGGTCAAGGTTATCGACGGCCCCTTCCAGGACTTCAACGGGACCGTCGAGGAAGTGCGCCCGGAAAAAGGGAAGGTGCGAGTGCTGATCTCGATCTTCGGCCGCGCCACGCCGGTCGAGCTCGACTTCGTGCAGGTGGAGAAATCTTAA
- the rplK gene encoding 50S ribosomal protein L11, translating to MAKKVVGQIKLQIPAGAANPSPPVGPALGQRGVNIMEFCKAFNAQTQAMAGLVIPVIVTVYADRSFTFVTKSPPASILLLKAAGVEKGSATPNKNKVGKVTRKQVEEIAKTKLKDLTAADLEAAVRTVAGTARSMGIEVVE from the coding sequence ATGGCGAAGAAAGTCGTCGGTCAAATAAAGCTGCAAATTCCGGCGGGGGCGGCCAACCCTTCGCCGCCGGTCGGCCCTGCGCTCGGCCAGCGCGGCGTCAATATCATGGAGTTTTGCAAGGCCTTCAATGCGCAGACCCAGGCCATGGCGGGACTGGTCATCCCGGTGATCGTCACGGTGTACGCCGACCGTTCGTTTACCTTCGTGACCAAGAGCCCGCCGGCCTCGATCCTGTTGCTCAAAGCGGCCGGCGTCGAGAAGGGTTCGGCAACTCCCAACAAGAACAAGGTAGGCAAGGTAACCCGCAAGCAGGTCGAGGAGATCGCGAAGACCAAGTTGAAGGATCTGACCGCCGCTGATCTCGAGGCGGCGGTGCGTACGGTCGCGGGCACCGCGCGCTCGATGGGTATCGAAGTCGTCGAGTAG
- the rplA gene encoding 50S ribosomal protein L1 — MAGKKYREAAKQIDPEKRYSLEEALRLVVANKVAKFDETVEMAVRLNVDPRQADQNVRGTVVLPNGTGKVARVLVLAKGEKEREAREAGADYVGSDDLIKRIQEENWLEFDRVIATPDVMGAVGRIGKILGPRGLMPNPRVGTVTFDVAKAVAEVKAGKVDYRVDKAGVIHARIGKVSFGEAKLVQNARALLEAIVRSKPSTAKGNYVKSVTVSSTMGPGVKVDTGEARTVAAAA; from the coding sequence ATGGCAGGCAAGAAATATCGCGAGGCGGCCAAACAGATCGATCCCGAAAAGCGCTACTCACTGGAGGAGGCGCTGCGGCTGGTCGTCGCCAACAAGGTGGCCAAGTTCGACGAGACGGTCGAGATGGCGGTGCGGCTCAACGTCGATCCGCGCCAGGCCGACCAGAACGTGCGAGGCACCGTCGTGCTCCCCAACGGCACCGGCAAGGTGGCGCGCGTGCTGGTGCTGGCCAAGGGCGAGAAGGAGCGCGAGGCGCGCGAGGCCGGCGCAGACTACGTCGGCAGCGACGACCTCATCAAGCGCATCCAGGAGGAAAACTGGCTCGAGTTCGACCGTGTAATCGCCACGCCCGACGTGATGGGCGCGGTCGGGCGGATCGGCAAGATCCTCGGTCCGCGCGGCCTCATGCCCAATCCACGCGTCGGCACCGTGACCTTCGACGTCGCCAAGGCGGTCGCCGAAGTCAAGGCGGGCAAGGTTGACTACCGGGTCGATAAGGCCGGCGTGATCCATGCGCGCATCGGCAAGGTGAGCTTCGGCGAGGCCAAGCTGGTGCAGAACGCACGCGCGCTGCTCGAGGCGATCGTGCGCTCCAAGCCGTCCACCGCCAAGGGCAATTACGTCAAGAGCGTGACGGTGAGCTCGACGATGGGGCCCGGCGTGAAGGTTGACACGGGCGAGGCGCGCACGGTGGCCGCGGCGGCCTAG
- the rplJ gene encoding 50S ribosomal protein L10, with protein sequence MRKEQKSAVVSELAEKMGRASIALVSEYRGMSAGEATEVRRRLRAVRGELRMAKNTLVRRAIKGTPFAPLEDKLGGPVGIILSYADPIELAKTVTGMRELGDKFKLRGGVLEGKALAAEEVQALAAMPPREVILAQLLGLIAAPATRLVRLLNEPGSALARLIDAAGKTKNEATPAEA encoded by the coding sequence ATGCGCAAGGAACAGAAGAGCGCGGTGGTGAGCGAACTGGCCGAGAAGATGGGCCGCGCCAGTATCGCGCTGGTTTCGGAATATCGCGGGATGAGCGCGGGCGAGGCCACCGAGGTGCGCCGCCGCCTGCGCGCCGTGCGCGGCGAACTGCGCATGGCCAAGAACACGTTGGTGCGCCGCGCGATCAAAGGGACGCCGTTCGCACCGCTCGAGGACAAGCTGGGCGGCCCGGTCGGAATCATCCTGAGCTACGCCGACCCGATCGAGCTGGCGAAGACCGTCACCGGGATGCGTGAGCTGGGCGATAAATTCAAGCTGCGCGGCGGGGTGCTCGAGGGCAAGGCGCTCGCGGCCGAGGAGGTCCAGGCGCTGGCCGCGATGCCGCCGCGCGAAGTTATCCTCGCTCAGCTGCTCGGGCTTATCGCGGCGCCGGCGACCCGCCTGGTGCGCCTGCTCAACGAGCCAGGGTCGGCCCTGGCGCGCCTGATCGACGCGGCAGGCAAGACCAAGAACGAGGCGACGCCGGCCGAGGCTTAA
- the rplL gene encoding 50S ribosomal protein L7/L12: MSEGTQISRDQVKDFLKNMSLMEAAALVKELEQELGVSAAAPVAVAAAAPAAGGAAAAPAPEKDEFTVMLTGAGDKKIQVIKVVRELTGLGLKEAKDLVDGAPKPVKEGVSKAEAEEIQKKLVEAGATVELK, encoded by the coding sequence ATGTCGGAAGGAACACAGATCAGCCGCGATCAGGTCAAGGACTTCCTGAAGAACATGAGCCTGATGGAAGCGGCGGCCTTGGTCAAAGAGCTCGAGCAGGAGCTCGGCGTTTCGGCGGCGGCGCCCGTGGCGGTGGCGGCGGCGGCACCGGCGGCCGGGGGCGCGGCTGCGGCGCCGGCACCGGAGAAGGATGAATTCACCGTGATGCTGACTGGGGCGGGCGACAAGAAGATCCAGGTGATCAAGGTCGTGCGCGAGCTGACCGGCCTGGGACTGAAGGAGGCCAAGGACTTGGTTGACGGCGCGCCCAAGCCGGTCAAGGAAGGCGTGAGCAAGGCCGAGGCGGAGGAGATTCAGAAGAAGCTGGTGGAGGCGGGAGCGACGGTCGAGCTGAAGTAA
- the rpoB gene encoding DNA-directed RNA polymerase subunit beta, with product MTSNLRLRRSFGKIKKIIDIPNLIEIQKRSYEEFLQAGVPSESRTDTGLQAVFKSVFPIKDFNETASLEFVSYELGEPKYDVEECHQRGMTYAAPLKVKIQLVIWDVEGGRRSIKNVKEQEVYFGEIPLMTANGTFMINGTERVIVSQLHRSPGVFFEHDKGRTHSTGKLLYSARVIPYRGSWIDFEFDPRDVLYVRIDRRRKFPATVLLRALGMTTEDLLNYFYRKDVLILDGKQLAKQFKPDQLLGARISRDVKDPKSGDVLAREGRKFNKAIVRALEQARVSEIPIALDEAVGRISAHDVVDPDTGEVLLQTNEELSEEALEKLRAHGVKRLEVLYTEDQPGGGPLRLTLALDKLSSPEEAILDIYKKLRPGDPPTQETATTFFNNLFFNPERYDLSKVGRLKLNHKLKLDVPLEQGTLRREDILEVVRYLIDLKNGVGQVDDIDHLGNRRVRAVGELVENQFRIGLVRMERAIKERMSLQDIETLMPQELVNYKPASAVIKEFFGSSQLSQFMDQTNPLSEIAHKRRLSALGPGGLTRERAGFEVRDVHPTHYGRVCPIETPEGPNIGLIAALSTYARVNDFGFIETPYRVVENGRVTERIVYLSALDEEEKVIAQANAPLDAHGRFVNELVSARIGGEFTVVRSEDVQYMDVSPNQLVSVAASLIPFLENDDANRALMGSNMQRQAVPLLKTDAPLVGTGLERTVGRDSGVTVIARRDGVVENVDAERIVVRADKPSKDPRDAGVDIYNLIKYQRSNQNTCINQKPVVMRGERVRAGDVLADGPSTDAGELALGRNVLVAFMPWGGYNFEDSILISERVVKDDFFTSVHIEEFECVARDTKLGPEEITRDIPNVGEEALKNLDASGIIRIGAEVRPGDILVGKITPKGETQLSPEEKLLRAIFGEKAGEVRDTSLRVPPGVEGAVIGARVFARRGATRDDRSQEIHAAEIERLKQDETEEIRIIRQETLRKLKRALVGKKLAGRVLADDRRVLLQKGDVLSAEALDELPVPAWEQLRVESEGASAEAAAAVAAMRASVEAVSAYYGAKQERLRGGDELAPGVIKMIKVFVAIKRRLQVGDKMAGRHGNKGVLSRILPEEDMPRLADGTPVDVVLNPLGVPSRMNVGQILETHLGWASRELGRKLDEDLRGGASPAQLRKRLREFYSDRESQEFIDGLPEGEVMRLAEKCRGGIHIASPVFDGAREEEIFALLKRAELPETGQCTLYDGRTGLPFEQPVTVGVMYMMKLHHLVEDKIHARSTGPYSLVTQQPLGGKAQFGGQRLGEMEVWALEAYGAAYTLQEMLTVKSDDVAGRTRMYEAIVKGENTLEPGLPESFNVMVKELQSLCLNVELLEQQPRA from the coding sequence GTGACGAGTAATCTTCGGCTGCGCCGCTCGTTCGGCAAGATCAAGAAGATTATCGACATCCCCAACCTCATCGAGATCCAGAAGCGCTCGTACGAAGAGTTTCTGCAAGCCGGAGTGCCGTCGGAGAGCCGCACCGACACCGGGCTGCAGGCGGTGTTCAAGTCGGTCTTTCCGATCAAGGACTTCAACGAAACCGCCTCGCTCGAGTTCGTCAGCTACGAGTTGGGCGAGCCCAAGTACGACGTCGAGGAATGCCATCAGCGCGGGATGACCTATGCGGCGCCGCTGAAGGTCAAGATCCAGCTCGTCATCTGGGACGTCGAGGGCGGTCGCCGCTCGATCAAGAACGTCAAGGAGCAGGAGGTTTACTTCGGCGAAATCCCGCTGATGACCGCCAATGGAACCTTCATGATCAACGGCACCGAGCGGGTCATCGTCTCGCAGCTCCATCGCTCGCCCGGCGTGTTTTTTGAGCATGACAAGGGACGCACGCACTCCACCGGCAAGTTGCTCTACTCGGCGCGCGTGATTCCCTATCGCGGAAGCTGGATCGACTTCGAGTTCGACCCGCGCGACGTGCTCTACGTGCGCATCGACCGCCGGCGCAAGTTCCCGGCCACGGTGCTGCTGCGCGCGCTCGGGATGACCACCGAGGATCTGCTCAACTACTTCTACCGCAAGGACGTGCTGATCCTCGACGGCAAGCAGCTGGCCAAGCAGTTCAAACCCGACCAGCTGCTCGGCGCCCGGATCAGCCGCGACGTAAAGGATCCCAAGAGCGGCGACGTGCTCGCGCGCGAGGGACGCAAGTTCAACAAGGCCATCGTGCGCGCGCTCGAGCAGGCGCGGGTGAGCGAGATCCCGATCGCGCTCGACGAGGCGGTCGGCCGCATCTCGGCCCACGATGTGGTCGACCCCGACACCGGCGAAGTCCTGCTCCAGACCAACGAGGAGCTGAGCGAGGAGGCGCTGGAGAAGCTGCGCGCACACGGGGTCAAACGGCTGGAAGTCCTGTACACGGAAGACCAGCCCGGCGGCGGCCCGCTGCGCCTGACCCTGGCGCTCGACAAGCTGAGCTCGCCCGAGGAGGCGATCCTCGACATCTACAAGAAGCTGCGCCCGGGCGATCCGCCGACCCAGGAAACCGCGACCACCTTCTTCAACAACCTCTTCTTTAACCCCGAGCGCTACGATCTTTCCAAGGTCGGGCGGCTCAAGCTCAACCACAAGCTCAAACTCGATGTGCCGCTGGAGCAGGGCACGCTGCGGCGCGAGGACATCCTCGAGGTCGTACGCTACTTGATCGATCTGAAAAACGGCGTGGGTCAGGTCGACGACATCGACCATCTCGGCAACCGCCGCGTGCGCGCGGTCGGCGAGCTGGTGGAGAACCAGTTCCGCATCGGGCTGGTGCGCATGGAGCGTGCGATCAAGGAGCGGATGAGCCTGCAGGACATCGAGACTCTGATGCCGCAGGAGCTGGTCAACTACAAGCCGGCCTCGGCGGTGATCAAGGAGTTCTTTGGCTCCTCGCAGCTCTCGCAGTTCATGGATCAGACCAACCCGCTCTCCGAGATCGCGCACAAGCGCCGGCTGTCGGCGCTCGGGCCGGGCGGGCTTACGCGCGAGCGCGCGGGTTTCGAGGTTCGCGACGTCCATCCGACCCACTACGGGCGAGTGTGCCCGATCGAAACCCCCGAGGGGCCGAACATCGGGCTCATCGCGGCGCTCTCGACCTACGCCCGGGTCAACGACTTCGGCTTCATCGAGACGCCCTACCGGGTGGTCGAGAATGGGCGGGTGACCGAACGGATCGTTTACCTCTCGGCGCTCGACGAGGAGGAAAAGGTCATCGCGCAGGCCAACGCGCCGCTCGACGCCCACGGCCGCTTCGTCAACGAGTTGGTCTCGGCGCGGATCGGCGGCGAGTTCACCGTGGTGCGCTCCGAGGACGTGCAGTACATGGACGTCTCGCCCAACCAGCTGGTGTCGGTGGCGGCCTCGCTGATCCCGTTCCTGGAGAACGACGACGCCAATCGCGCGCTGATGGGTTCCAACATGCAGCGCCAGGCGGTGCCGCTGCTCAAGACCGATGCGCCGCTGGTCGGCACGGGGCTGGAGCGCACGGTCGGACGCGACTCCGGAGTCACCGTGATCGCGCGGCGCGACGGCGTGGTCGAGAACGTCGATGCCGAGCGCATCGTGGTGCGCGCCGACAAGCCGAGCAAGGACCCGCGCGACGCCGGCGTCGATATCTACAATCTCATCAAGTACCAGCGCTCCAACCAGAACACCTGCATCAACCAGAAGCCGGTGGTGATGCGCGGCGAGCGGGTGCGCGCGGGTGACGTCCTCGCCGACGGCCCGTCAACCGACGCCGGCGAGCTCGCGCTGGGGCGCAACGTGCTGGTCGCCTTCATGCCGTGGGGCGGCTACAACTTCGAGGACTCCATCCTGATCTCCGAGCGCGTGGTCAAGGACGACTTCTTCACCTCGGTGCACATCGAGGAGTTCGAGTGCGTCGCGCGCGACACCAAGCTCGGCCCCGAGGAGATCACCCGCGACATCCCCAACGTCGGCGAGGAGGCGCTCAAGAATCTCGACGCCTCCGGCATCATCCGCATCGGCGCCGAGGTCCGTCCGGGCGACATCCTGGTCGGCAAGATCACGCCCAAGGGCGAGACCCAACTCAGCCCCGAGGAGAAGCTGCTGCGCGCGATCTTCGGCGAGAAGGCGGGCGAGGTGCGCGACACGTCGCTGCGCGTGCCGCCGGGAGTCGAGGGTGCGGTCATCGGCGCGCGGGTCTTCGCGCGCCGCGGCGCGACCCGCGACGACCGCAGCCAAGAGATCCACGCCGCCGAGATCGAGCGGCTCAAGCAGGACGAGACCGAGGAGATCCGCATCATCCGCCAGGAGACCCTGCGCAAGCTCAAGCGCGCGCTGGTCGGCAAGAAACTTGCCGGGCGCGTGCTCGCCGACGACCGCCGCGTGCTGCTGCAGAAGGGCGACGTGCTGAGCGCCGAGGCGCTCGACGAGCTGCCGGTGCCGGCGTGGGAGCAGCTGCGGGTCGAAAGCGAAGGCGCGAGCGCCGAGGCGGCGGCCGCGGTGGCCGCGATGCGCGCCAGTGTGGAGGCGGTTTCCGCCTACTACGGCGCCAAGCAGGAGCGGCTGCGCGGCGGCGACGAATTGGCGCCGGGCGTGATCAAGATGATCAAGGTGTTCGTCGCGATCAAGCGCCGGCTCCAGGTGGGCGACAAGATGGCCGGGCGCCATGGCAACAAGGGCGTGCTCTCGCGCATCCTGCCCGAGGAGGATATGCCGCGGCTGGCCGACGGAACACCGGTGGACGTGGTGCTTAACCCGCTGGGTGTGCCCTCGCGGATGAACGTCGGGCAGATCCTCGAGACCCACCTCGGATGGGCCTCGCGCGAGCTCGGGCGCAAGCTCGACGAAGATTTGCGCGGTGGAGCCAGCCCGGCACAGCTCCGCAAGCGCCTGCGCGAGTTCTACAGCGACCGCGAGAGTCAGGAGTTCATCGACGGTCTGCCCGAGGGCGAGGTGATGCGGCTGGCGGAGAAGTGCCGCGGCGGTATCCACATCGCCTCGCCGGTGTTTGACGGCGCGCGCGAGGAGGAGATCTTCGCGCTGCTCAAGCGTGCCGAGCTGCCCGAGACCGGCCAGTGCACGCTGTACGACGGGCGCACCGGGCTGCCGTTCGAGCAGCCGGTGACGGTGGGCGTGATGTACATGATGAAGCTGCATCACCTGGTCGAGGACAAGATTCACGCGCGCTCGACCGGCCCCTACAGCCTGGTGACTCAGCAGCCGCTGGGCGGCAAGGCGCAGTTCGGTGGCCAGCGCCTGGGCGAGATGGAGGTGTGGGCGCTGGAGGCCTACGGCGCGGCCTACACGCTGCAGGAGATGCTGACGGTGAAGTCGGACGACGTCGCCGGGCGGACCCGGATGTACGAGGCGATCGTCAAAGGCGAGAACACGCTGGAGCCGGGCTTGCCGGAGTCGTTCAACGTGATGGTCAAGGAGCTGCAGTCGCTCTGCCTCAACGTCGAACTGCTCGAGCAGCAGCCGCGCGCATAG